The following are encoded in a window of Fulvia fulva chromosome 7, complete sequence genomic DNA:
- a CDS encoding Methylsterol monooxygenase: protein MSLTLGMDYFNNVMNTTTASSIADAMLPHTNNTYWHEFDQISQYNVTLGFFERLWAAWYAYMGNDVLATGIMSFVMHETVYFGRALPWIIIDRIPAFNKYKIQNQKVPSPKEQWDCAMLVLLSHFTVELPQIWFFHPFAQYCGLGTSVPFPPWWKMAYQIAIFFVLEDAWHYWTHRAMHWGPLYKNIHKIHHQYSAPFGLAAEYASPIEVMILGLGTVGSPILWCAITKDLHILTMYWWIAFRVFQAIDAHSGYEFPWSLHHFLPFWAGAAHHDTHHEKFIGNYSSSFRWWDYVLDTESGPEAAKRRRERKMAKAKKAQ, encoded by the exons ATGTCGCTCACACTCGGCATGGACTACTT CAATAATGTCATGAACACTACAACCGCCTCCTCCATCGCCGACGCCATGCTACCGCACACGAACAACACCTACTGGCACGAGTTCGATCAAATCTCGCAGTACAACGTCACCCTCGGCTTCTTCGAGCGATTATGGGCTGCGTGGTATGCCTACATGGGCAACGATGTGCTTGCCACGGGAATCATGAGCTTTGTGATGCACGAGACCGTATACTTCGGGCGTGCTTTGCCTTGGATCATCATCGACCGGATACCAGCATTCAACAAATACAAGATCCAGAACCAGAAGGTCCCTTCGCCGAAAGAGCAGTGGGATTGTGCGATGCTGGTTTTGCTCAGCCACTTCACTGTTGAACTGCCCCAAATCTGGTTCTTCCATCCTTTCGCGCAATACTGCGGTCTCGGGACCAGCGTTCCGTTCCCTCCTTGGTGGAAGATGGCATATCAGATCGCAATCTTCTTCGTTCTCGAGGACGCATGGCATTACTGGACACATCGAGCAATGCACTGGGGACCGCTCTACAAGAACATCCACAAGATCCACCACCAATACTCTGCGCCATTCGGTCTTGCTGCTGAATACGCATCGCCGATCGAAGTGATGATTCTGGGGTTGGGCACAGTCGGGTCGCCTATCTTGTGGTGCGCAATCACCAAGGATCTCCACATCTTGACCATGTACTGGTGGATTGCGTTCCGTGTCTTCCAGGCCATTGACGCGCATTCCGGCTACGAGTTCCCATGGAGCTTGCACCACTTCCTTCCATTCTGGGCCGGCGCTGCCCACCACGACACCCACCACGAAAAGTTCATTGGCAACTATTCGAGCTCTTTCAGATGGTGGGACTACGTCTTGGATACCGAGAGCGGCCCAGAGGCAGCCAAGAGGAGAAGAGAGAGGAAGATGGCCAAGGCGAAGAAGGCACAATAG
- a CDS encoding IMP-specific 5'-nucleotidase 1, which translates to MTTRYRTHRRDQFIEWIKGLLAVPFVLLSQPTNIHEDDKPTVAQMAQNAHERYSQIMRDVEGLIADHLAHTKRGTESRSKLKLLVPTVGTFFTALPMKDAFEWQDQRRFISSRRFVAPSFNDVRLILNTAQAMSLVRNSRLELMTFDGDVTLYDDGESLTPENPCIPRILDLMKKGVRIGIVTAAGYTEAEKYYDRLYGLLDALAANDIPPHQLIVMGGEANFMFAYAPKVDCKLEYVPGEQWKLPEMHSWTEENVTALLDVAEDALKQCITALSMPVSVLRKSRAVGIYPPKGVKLAREQLEETVLVVQRILELSLAGQLLPFCAFNGGNDVFVDIGDKSWGVMACQRYFGGIDGGKSLHVGDQFLSAGANDFKARLACTTAWIANPGETVALLDEIQQLSVARGRSHSLNSGP; encoded by the exons ATGACGACCAGATATCGA ACTCACCGCCGCGACCAATTCATCGAGTGGATCAAAGGCCTCCTAGCGGTCCCCTTCGTGCTGCTGTCCCAACCCACCAACATCCACGAAGATGACAAGCCTACCGTGGCTCAAATGGCCCAGAACGCACATGAACGGTACTCTCAGATTATGCGAGATGTCGAAGGCCTCATAGCGGACCACCTGGCGCATACGAAGCGAGGTACAGAGTCGAGATCGAAGCTCAAATTGCTGGTTCCCACTGTTGGAACGTTCTTCACGGCACTTCCTATGAAGGATGCATTCGAGTG GCAGGACCAACGGCGATTCATCTCAAGTCGGCGTTTCGTTGCGCCAAGTTTCAACGATGTCAGATTGATTCTGAATACAGCTCAAGCGATGTCGCTAGTCAGGAACAGCAGATTGGAGCTGATGACGTTCGACGGAGATGTCACCCTATACGATGATG GAGAGTCTCTCACACCAGAGAACCCATGCATTCCTCGTATCCTAGATCTGATGAAGAAGGGTGTGCGCATAGGCATAGTTACCGCAGCTGGGTACACAGAAGCTGAGAAGTACTACGATCGGCTGTATG GCCTCCTCGATGCTCTTGCAGCAAATGACATACCACCCCACCAGCTGATCGTCATGGGTGGTGAAGCCAACTTCATGTTCGCCTACGCACCGAAAGTCGATTGCAAACTGGAGTATGTGCCAGGCGAGCAGTGGAAATTACCAGAGATGCACAGCTGGACAGAAGAGAACGTCACAGCGTTACTGGACGTAGCAGAAG ATGCCCTCAAGCAGTGTATCACTGCGCTCAGCATGCCAGTGTCCGTGCTACGGAAGTCCCGCGCAGTCGGAATATACCCACCAAAGGGTGTGAAGTTGGCGCGCGAACAGCTCGAAGAGACCGTTCTCGTCGTGCAGCGCATCCTCGAACTATCGCTAGCCGGCCAGCTCCTTCCATTCTGCGCCTTCAACGGCGGCAACGACGTCTTCGTCGACATCGGAGACAAATCCTGGGGCGTGATGGCGTGTCAGAGGTACTTCGGCGGCATCGACGGTGGGAAGAGTTTGCACGTTGGAGATCAGTTTCTGAGTGCTGGAGCGAATGACTTCAAG GCTCGTTTGGCGTGTACCACTGCGTGGATCGCCAACCCCGGAGAAACAGTCGCGTTGCTCGATGAGATCCAGCAGTTGTCTGTAGCGAGAGGTCGCAGTCATAGCCTCAACAGCGGTCCGTAG
- a CDS encoding Nuclear control of ATPase protein 2: MSFVLDQIRRIDTQLDRLQLADLPARSVSVNAEQHVTPPKRVVALQAAIRGLSPGSSDSRSLHRVGHIQTLLGTLSDKAEATARVEDDGVEARDEFEAELEWLLVSKATTQIYGHVLSSILDQAVRLSDDIWYWDEVLGSQRYTALYSIQTSPLRLYDWGSKVWEDVKARGGDFSIRGVGQDASDTVTDRWKQFYGLVRQVVREKSVKEVHKQMISPVTRIRAEVRKKQAALKKVRTRNANALGVLLGEGLANESVHGEGLASPHGEQDVQHKWKASVARNVALMEAVLAKINDLETPVDKFDSAVAELTDDDPLYAVESHDLAIQPQAVAERLSRMLVLGLGQYTSTSQNFVHQHGKPSRYVRYWLPITAGLLSSTTILRILVNRQTEILQYVQDLGATVVDFWQNWVLEPTRNVIKTIRHDEGSEISIMSKRSLEGDRDSLERMVVDFAVDNPQNATSSGSALTDGEIADIRAKVREGDLTPVLKAYEKDLTSPLKGAVRGNLIRALLIQIQKTKVDVEVAMGGIDSLLKSQELLIGFISLTPGLLVSYFLTTWARQSLSTKHSTRAQRKQGKMLRQLRNIDRILTNATPTEYGELLYRDQGLLLCEVHVLRQAAQKVMPGQIFKEFGEEAEEMCDVRVGVERQRRVAERVRWAYGRWVA; encoded by the coding sequence ATGAGCTTCGTGCTCGATCAGATCCGGCGGATCGATACGCAACTCGATCGACTCCAACTCGCCGACTTGCCAGCGCGGTCAGTTTCGGTAAACGCTGAACAACATGTCACACCGCCGAAACGGGTTGTTGCGTTACAAGCTGCGATTCGAGGTCTCAGTCCTGGATCGAGCGATAGCAGGAGTTTACACAGAGTGGGACATATCCAGACGTTGTTGGGCACGTTGAGTGACAAGGCTGAGGCGACGGCGAGGGTAGAAGATGATGGGGTAGAGGCTAGAGATGAGTTCGAGGCGGAATTGGAGTGGCTCCTTGTTTCCAAAGCGACGACGCAGATTTACGGACATGTTCTGAGCAGTATTCTCGATCAAGCGGTACGATTGAGTGATGATATATGGTACTGGGATGAAGTGCTTGGGTCGCAGCGGTATACGGCGCTGTATAGTATACAGACCTCCCCGCTGAGACTGTACGATTGGGGCAGCAAGGTCTGGGAAGACGTCAAAGCACGAGGAGGAGACTTTAGTATACGAGGTGTGGGCCAAGATGCTAGTGATACAGTCACAGACCGGTGGAAGCAGTTTTATGGACTGGTCAGGCAGGTGGTGCGGGAAAAGAGCGTGAAAGAGGTGCATAAGCAGATGATCAGCCCAGTCACGAGGATAAGAGCTGAGGTGAGGAAGAAACAAGCTGCGTTGAAGAAAGTGCGGACGAGGAATGCGAATGCTCTGGGGGTGTTGTTGGGCGAAGGGCTAGCGAACGAGAGTGTTCATGGCGAGGGTCTGGCAAGTCCACACGGAGAGCAAGACGTGCAACACAAATGGAAAGCAAGCGTCGCGAGGAACGTAGCGTTAATGGAGGCAGTCCTTGCTAAGATCAACGACCTAGAAACTCCCGTGGACAAATTCGACTCGGCAGTAGCAGAGCTAACAGACGACGACCCCCTCTACGCCGTCGAATCCCACGACCTCGCGATCCAGCCCCAAGCAGTCGCCGAGCGACTCTCGCGCATGCTTGTCCTCGGGCTAGGCCAATACACCAGCACCTCCCAGAACTTCGTCCACCAACACGGTAAACCATCCCGCTACGTCCGGTACTGGCTTCCCATAACAGCAGGGCTCCTTTCCTCAACCACGATCCTCCGGATCCTCGTCAATCGCCAAACTGAGATATTACAATACGTCCAAGACCTCGGCGCAACGGTCGTAGATTTCTGGCAAAACTGGGTCCTCGAACCAACCCGAAACGTCATCAAGACAATCCGCCACGACGAAGGCAGCGAAATCAGCATCATGTCCAAACGATCCCTCGAAGGCGACCGCGATAGCCTGGAACGAATGGTCGTCGACTTCGCCGTTGACAATCCTCAAAACGCCACATCCTCCGGCTCAGCACTCACAGACGGGGAGATTGCAGACATACGCGCGAAAGTCCGCGAGGGCGATTTGACGCCTGTGCTGAAGGCTTATGAGAAGGATCTGACGAGTCCGCTGAAGGGGGCTGTGAGGGGGAATTTGATCCGGGCGTTGTTGATTCAGATTCAAAAGACGAAGGTTGATGTGGAGGTTGCTATGGGTGGGATTGATTCCCTCCTGAAATCACAGGAACTGCTCATTGGGTTTATATCCCTAACCCCCGGCCTGTTGGTATCTTACTTCCTCACGACCTGGGCGCGACAGTCCCTCTCGACGAAACATTCCACCCGCGCACAGAGGAAGCAGGGCAAGATGCTGCGACAATTGAGGAATATCGACCGTATCCTGACGAATGCGACGCCGACGGAGTATGGCGAGTTGCTGTA